The following coding sequences are from one Camarhynchus parvulus chromosome 1, STF_HiC, whole genome shotgun sequence window:
- the TTF2 gene encoding transcription termination factor 2 isoform X3, which produces MEAVLCSEHGSLCFLKTGVRDGPNKGKSFYVCGTQGPAACGFVLPAPVPASQCLIHEGCVVELQVLVQQPDRGEYQLFYRCLKSKLNGKKWCGSFPWQDPKATKVSNPLESQPRTVPFFNPTSQRNPFKVLDENHAPSSWKQMKQRNGEEIKAKGAKAENESVLVSHKEKKLTSDSSIETVPLEELKNKKKSSTGSKSDPELQETTVSESKLCLSETRKEKNTLSEEEKYGGSARESKKPSDCVDKEPGTRSKLLPLSLGKQSTSTKPPGEEQLGEKSLKSCRDKDTRKKDCNGQKNGEMTPMSKEDAPSPAGAQSASDCAALRGRAEAELPKAQLGPGLPQSPGEASASDNDKEQFVCSSSVESKPEKSVEISSGKSGKSVQGTPLPGAAASYHMEGPQDPTVLHNRLLLQLKQKKSTLATVNVRMLPDKGERLLKQVQDLEAALSALDISTADTSEKGQNSTNSSCCEESLSNPVSRPGGTKSIAPLLLQDPTAKASAGSQSRLSAAATLGSSGQSFRMSVGVQNLYGGRMTEDRIRAIHSATFEAINHLHKSLESCPTEETAAEDPPGLKKLLTLGIPALVEKDQVPLLQHQKQALSWLLWRESQRPCGGILDFTVIPSNGTLVICPASLIHHWKKEIERRVVFGRLRVCLYHGANRDKHAEVLSGYDVVVTTYSLLSKEIPTTKEEGEVPAQDHDVESGSSLCSPLLRVAWARIILDEAHNIKNPRVQTSIAVCKLRASARWAVTGTPIQNNLLDMYSLLRFLRCSPFDEYKVWKYQVDNNTRKGGERLSLLTRSLLLQRTKDQLDSAGKPLVSLPQRRTQLHQLKLTAEEQSVYNVLFARSRSTLQSYLKRQEQKNEDREYDGGNPFEKVAQEFGVSQKEFLAGSQSASQVSSTVHVLSMLLRLRQCCCHLSLLKVALDQVNFNSEGLALSIEEQLGALTLSELQTPDSKSTVYLNGTAFQTDIFDITRESTKIAQLLAELKTIQSHPEPHKSVVVSQWTSMLKVVAVHLQRLGLKYATVDGSVNPKQRMDVVEEFNNNPKGPQVMLVSLLAGGVGLNLTGGNHLFLLDMHWNPALEDQACDRIYRVGQKKDVVIHRFVCEGTVEEKILQLQKRKKGLAQQVLSGKGETFTKLTLADLKILFGI; this is translated from the exons ATGGAGGCCGTGCTGTGCTCCGAGCACG GGTCCCTCTGCTTCCTGAAAACGGGCGTCCGCGATGGCCCCAACAAAGGGAAGAGCTTCTACGTGTGCGGCACGCAGGGCCCCGCTGCCTGCGGCTTCGTCCTCCCAGCGCC GGTTCCTGCTTCTCAGTGCTTGATCCATGAGGGGTGCGTGGTGGAGCTGCAAGTCCTGGTTCAGCAGCCGGACAGAGGTGAATACCA GTTGTTTTACCGATGCCTTAAGAGTAAGTTGAATGGGAAGAAATGGTGTGGAAGCTTCCCGTGGCAG GATCCAAAAGCTACCAAAGTGTCAAACCCCTtggaatcccagcccagaacAGTACCTTTCTTCAATCCCACTAGCCAAAGAAATCCATTCAAAGTGCTAGATGAGAATCATGCACCATCATCCTGGAAACAAATGAAGCAAAGAAATGGAGaggaaattaaagcaaaaggaGCTAAAGCAGAGAATGAGAGTGTGCTGGTATcacataaagaaaagaaattgacCTCTGATTCCTCCATAGAGACAGTACCTCTGGAAGagctcaaaaataaaaagaaatcatccACAGGAAGTAAAAGTGACCCAGAACTTCAGGAGACTACAGTGTCTGAATCCAAACTTTGCCTTTCTGAGaccaggaaagagaaaaatacactttcagaggaagagaaatatggtggcagtgccagggaatCCAAGAAGCCTTCTGATTGTGTGGACAAGGAGCCAGGCACAAGATCAAAACTCTTACCACTAAGTCTTGGAAAGCAAAGTACGAGTACCAAGCctccaggagaggagcagcttggagaaaaaagcttaaaaagtTGTAGGGATAAAGacacaagaaagaaagattGCAATGGTCAGAAGAATGGTGAAATGACACCAATGTCTAAGGAAGATGCCCCTTCCCCAGCGGGAGCACAGTCAGCATCAGATTGTGCTGCCCTGAGGGgaagggcagaggcagagctgcccaaggCACAACTCGGGCCAGGGCTGCCACAGTCTCCTGGTGAAGCCTCTGCCAGTGATAATGATAAAGAACAATTTGTTTGTTCCTCATCAGTTGAAAGTAAACCTGAGAAATCAGTTGAgatttcttcaggaaaatcaggaaagagTGTGCAGGGGACACCTTTACCAGGAGCAGCGGCATCATATCACATGGAAGGACCCCAGGACCCTACAGTGCTTCATAACCGTCTTCTACTccagctgaaacagaaaaag aGTACATTGGCTACAGTGAATGTTCGGATGCTGCCAGATAAAGGGGAGCGCTTATTAAAGCAAGTGCAGGATTTGGAAGCTGCACTCAGTGCTCTTGACATTTCAACAGCAGATACTAGTGAAAAAg GGCAGAATagcacaaacagcagctgctgtgaagagTCTTTATCTAACCCAGTTAGCAGGCCAGGTGGTACAAAGTCGATAGCACCTCTCCTGCTTCAGGATCCTACAGCAAAGGCCTCTGCAGGCTCACAGAGTCGCCTCTCAGCTGCTGCTACTTTGGGTTCCAGTGGCCAAAGTTTTAGAA TGAGTGTTGGTGTGCAGAATCTGTATGGGGGAAGAATGACAGAAGACCGAATCAGGGCTATACACAGTGCCACCTTTGAGGCTATTAATCATCTTCACAAATCTCTAGAATCCTGTCCAACAGAGGAGACAGCAGCTGAAGATCCCCCTGGACTGAAG AAGTTGCTTACCTTGGGTATCCCAGCCCTTGTGGAAAAAGATCAG gtcccactgctgcagcaccagaaaCAGGCGCTCTCATGGCTCCTCTGGAGAGAGAGTCAGAGGCCGTGTGGAGGAATTCTGG acTTCACTGTTATCCCTTCCAATGGCACTTTAGTTATTTGTCCTGCATCCTTGATCCATCACTGGAAGAAAGAGATTGAGAGACGTGTGGTCTTTGGCAGACTGAGGGTCTGTCTGTACCACGGGGCAAATCGAGATAAGCATGCAGAGGT GCTTTCTGGATATGATGTTGTTGTCACAACCTACAGCCTTCTCTCCAAGGAGATTCCCACAACCAAAGAGGAGGGGGAAGTCCCTGCTCAGGACCATGATGTGGAG agtggATCATCTCTCTGTTCCCCTTTGCTCAGGGTAGCTTGGGCTCGAATTATATTGGATGAAGCTCACAATATTAAAAACCCACGGGTTCAAACCTCTATAGCTGTGTGCAAATTGAGAGCCAGTGCCAGATGGGCTGTCACTGGGACGCCAATACAGAACAACTTGCTGGACATGTACTCTCTCCTGAG GTTTCTACGTTGCTCTCCTTTTGATGAATACAAAGTTTGGAAGTACCAGGTAGATAACAACAcaaggaagggaggggagaggctAAGCCTCTTAACCAGGAGCCTCTTACTGCAGAGAACAAAGGACCAACTGGATTCAGCTGGCAAGCCCCTG GTATCTCTGCCCCAGCGTAGGACGCAGTTGCATCAGTTAAAACTTACAGCAGAGGAGCAATCTGTGTACAATGTGCTCTTTGCAAGATCCAG GTCAACACTACAGTCATACCTAAAGAgacaagagcagaaaaatgaagacagaGAGTATGATGGTGGTAACCCCTTTGAGAAAG TTGCACAAGAGTTTGGAGTCAGTCAAAAGGAATTTCTAGCAGGCTCACAAAGTGCCTCCCAGGTCTCAAGTACTGTCCATGTCTTGTCCATGCTCTTGAGACTCcgtcagtgctgctgccatctcTCCTTACTGAAAGTG GCTCTGGATCAAGTTAACTTCAACAGTGAAGGCCTTGCACTCTCCATTGAGGAACAGCTTGGTGCTTTGACACTGTCTGAGCTCCAGACTCCTGATTCCAAGTCAACAGTCTACCTCAATGGCACAGCTTTTCAAACAGATATCTTTGACATCACCAGGGAGAGCACCAAG ataGCTCAACTCTTGGCCGAATTGAAAACTATTCAGAGTCACCCAGAGCCTCATAAAAG CGTGGTTGTCTCTCAGTGGACGAGCATGCTCAAAGTTGTAGCTGTGCACCTGCAGCGGCTGGGGCTGAAGTATGCCACAGTGGATGGCTCTGTCAATCCCAAACAGAGGATGGATGTGGTGGAAGAGTTCAATAACAATCCCAAAGGGCCTCAG GTAATGTTGGTCTCGTTGCTGGCTGGAGGCGTTGGCCTGAACTTGACTGGAGGAAACCATCTCTTTCTCCTTGACATGCACTG GAATCCTGCTCTGGAGGACCAGGCATGTGACCGCATTTACCGAGTAGGGCAGAAGAAGGATGTTGTGATACACAG